In Microbacterium esteraromaticum, the following proteins share a genomic window:
- the leuA gene encoding 2-isopropylmalate synthase: protein MKNHQKPSAMPVHKYRPFHEQIRIDLEDRTWPSKRITEAPRWCAVDLRDGNQALIDPMSPERKRVMFELLVSMGYKEIEVGFPSASQTDFDFVRQLIEENLIPDDVTIQVLTQCREHLIERTYEAIAGAKQAIVHFYNSTSVLQREVVFRSDREGVKQIALEGARLCRQFEKRIPDTQVYYEYSPESYTGTELDYAVEVCNAVLDVLEPTPDRKVIINLPATVEMASPNVYADSIEWMNRHLAHRENVILSLHPHNDRGTAIAAAELGYLAGADRIEGCLFGNGERTGNVDLVALGINLFTQGIDPQIDFSDIDQVKRTVEYCNQLPVPERSPWAGDLVFTAFSGSHQDAIKKGFEAMAAKAAEQGVSVDEIEWGVPYLPVDPKDLGRSYEAVIRVNSQSGKGGVAYLLKTDHALDLPRKLQIEFSGVVQAKTDAEGGEVTSEQIWSIFHDEYLPSHDDASKWGRFELLGTQTRSDMSGEVSLDVVLRDGEISESASGSGNGPIAAFIEVLRERGFDISLYDYVEHTLSTGGDAQAAAYVELQVDDQRLWGVGIDGDISTASLKAIVSCVNRSIRSRESELAAV, encoded by the coding sequence ATGAAGAATCACCAGAAGCCCTCCGCTATGCCGGTGCACAAGTACCGTCCGTTCCACGAGCAGATCCGCATCGACCTCGAAGACCGCACCTGGCCGTCGAAGCGCATCACCGAAGCGCCGCGCTGGTGCGCCGTCGACCTCCGCGACGGCAACCAGGCGCTGATCGACCCGATGTCGCCCGAGCGCAAGCGCGTGATGTTCGAGCTGCTCGTGAGCATGGGCTACAAAGAGATCGAGGTAGGCTTCCCGTCGGCCAGCCAGACCGATTTCGACTTCGTGCGCCAGCTGATCGAAGAGAACCTCATCCCCGACGACGTCACGATCCAGGTCCTGACGCAGTGCCGTGAGCACCTCATCGAGCGCACCTACGAGGCGATCGCCGGCGCGAAGCAGGCCATCGTGCACTTCTACAACTCCACCAGCGTCCTGCAACGCGAGGTCGTGTTCCGCTCGGACCGCGAGGGCGTCAAGCAGATCGCACTCGAGGGCGCCCGACTGTGCCGTCAGTTCGAGAAGCGCATCCCCGACACGCAGGTGTACTACGAGTACTCGCCTGAGAGCTACACCGGCACGGAGCTGGATTACGCGGTCGAGGTCTGCAACGCGGTACTCGACGTTCTCGAGCCCACGCCCGACCGCAAGGTGATCATCAACCTGCCTGCGACCGTCGAGATGGCCTCGCCGAACGTGTACGCCGACTCGATCGAGTGGATGAACCGTCACCTGGCGCACCGTGAGAACGTCATCCTCTCCCTGCACCCGCACAACGACCGCGGCACGGCCATCGCCGCCGCCGAACTCGGATACCTGGCCGGCGCCGACCGCATCGAGGGATGCCTGTTCGGCAACGGAGAGCGCACGGGCAACGTCGACCTGGTCGCGCTGGGCATCAACCTGTTCACACAGGGGATCGACCCGCAGATCGACTTCAGCGACATCGACCAGGTCAAGCGCACCGTCGAGTACTGCAACCAGCTGCCCGTGCCCGAGCGCAGCCCGTGGGCCGGAGACCTGGTCTTCACGGCCTTCAGCGGCTCGCACCAGGATGCGATCAAGAAGGGCTTCGAGGCCATGGCGGCAAAGGCCGCCGAGCAGGGCGTCTCGGTCGACGAGATCGAATGGGGCGTGCCGTACCTGCCGGTCGACCCGAAGGATCTGGGTCGCTCGTACGAGGCCGTGATCCGCGTCAACTCGCAGTCGGGCAAGGGCGGCGTCGCCTACCTGCTGAAGACGGACCACGCTCTCGACCTGCCCCGCAAGCTGCAGATCGAGTTCTCGGGTGTCGTGCAGGCCAAGACCGATGCCGAGGGTGGTGAGGTCACGAGCGAGCAGATCTGGTCGATCTTCCACGACGAGTACCTGCCTTCGCACGACGATGCCTCGAAGTGGGGCCGCTTCGAGCTGCTGGGCACGCAGACGCGCAGCGACATGTCGGGCGAGGTCTCGCTCGACGTCGTGCTGCGTGACGGCGAGATCAGCGAGAGCGCTTCGGGCAGCGGCAACGGCCCGATCGCCGCGTTCATCGAGGTGCTGCGTGAACGCGGCTTCGACATCTCGCTCTACGACTACGTCGAGCACACGCTGTCGACGGGTGGCGACGCGCAGGCGGCCGCTTACGTCGAGCTGCAGGTCGACGACCAGCGACTGTGGGGAGTCGGCATCGACGGCGACATCTCGACGGCCTCGCTCAAGGCGATCGTCTCGTGCGTGAACCGCTCGATCCGCTCGCGCGAAAGCGAACTCGCCGCGGTCTGA
- a CDS encoding hemolysin family protein: MTPAILLAAAVLLVAFGGLMAAVDAAFSVSSTSDLENMAADGRNADALARIAADPAPHVNAVAFMRVLSETTAAVFVTVALDALLPSIWWAMLAAAVLMTGITFVLVGASPRSFGRLHAASMLRAWAPVVHGMRILLGPLAQALVSVGQRVTPGAGRSSFASEEQLLSMVDEAASNLLIEEDDRDLIHSVFDFTDQFVRAVMVPRTEMMTVDAEATTTEAMELFLRTGVSRMPVVDDDADDVVGVLYLKDLVQFAYRDESAWRGRPVRPIARPAVYVPESMRAETLLQQMKRDAVHVCIVIDEHGGISGLVTLEDLIEELVGEIADEYDRGPAEVVELPDGRYRVNSRLGLEDVGDLFGLELEDDDVDSIGGLLAKALGQIPQPGVTATVQGLVLTGGASRGRGRGIATVFVERAPEGWDDEGDGGHGDE, translated from the coding sequence ATGACCCCGGCGATACTCCTCGCGGCGGCCGTGCTGCTGGTCGCCTTCGGCGGTCTGATGGCCGCCGTCGACGCCGCGTTCTCGGTCAGCTCGACCAGTGACCTCGAGAACATGGCGGCCGACGGACGCAACGCCGACGCGCTCGCGCGGATCGCCGCCGACCCCGCCCCGCACGTGAACGCCGTCGCGTTCATGCGCGTGCTGTCGGAGACCACGGCGGCTGTGTTCGTGACGGTGGCGCTCGACGCGCTGCTGCCCAGCATCTGGTGGGCGATGCTTGCCGCCGCGGTGCTGATGACCGGCATCACGTTCGTGCTCGTCGGCGCCAGCCCTCGCTCGTTCGGCCGTCTGCACGCCGCGTCGATGCTCCGCGCCTGGGCGCCGGTCGTGCACGGCATGCGCATCCTTCTCGGCCCGCTCGCACAGGCGCTGGTCTCGGTCGGTCAGCGGGTCACGCCCGGTGCGGGACGCAGCAGCTTCGCATCTGAGGAGCAGTTGCTGAGCATGGTCGACGAGGCCGCGTCGAACCTGCTCATCGAAGAGGACGACCGCGACCTGATCCACTCTGTGTTCGACTTCACCGACCAGTTCGTGCGTGCCGTCATGGTGCCGCGCACCGAGATGATGACGGTGGATGCCGAGGCCACCACGACCGAGGCGATGGAGCTGTTCCTGCGCACGGGCGTCTCGCGCATGCCCGTGGTCGACGACGATGCCGACGACGTCGTCGGCGTGCTGTATCTGAAGGACCTGGTGCAGTTCGCCTACCGCGACGAGAGCGCGTGGCGCGGCAGGCCGGTGCGGCCGATCGCCAGGCCCGCGGTCTACGTGCCCGAGTCGATGCGCGCCGAGACGCTGCTGCAGCAGATGAAGCGCGACGCGGTGCACGTGTGCATCGTGATCGACGAGCACGGCGGCATCTCGGGGCTCGTCACGCTGGAAGACCTCATCGAAGAACTCGTGGGCGAGATCGCCGACGAGTACGACCGCGGACCTGCGGAGGTCGTCGAGCTGCCGGACGGCCGGTATCGGGTCAACTCGCGCCTCGGCCTCGAGGATGTCGGCGACCTGTTCGGGCTCGAGCTGGAAGACGATGACGTCGACTCCATCGGCGGTCTGCTCGCCAAGGCTCTGGGGCAGATCCCGCAGCCTGGCGTCACCGCCACGGTGCAGGGCCTGGTGCTCACCGGCGGCGCGTCCCGAGGACGAGGAAGAGGGATCGCGACGGTGTTCGTGGAGCGAGCGCCCGAGGGCTGGGACGATGAAGGCGATGGAGGACACGGCGATGAGTGA
- a CDS encoding HIT domain-containing protein, with amino-acid sequence MSEPSIFTRILNGEIPGEILAETDRVFAIRDINPQAPLHALVIPKTEQYRDVTELAAGDPGLMADMVAVAKQIATEHANGEYRLIFNNGASAAQSVFHVHAHVLGNIEEGKLVGF; translated from the coding sequence ATGAGCGAACCCTCGATCTTCACCCGCATCCTGAACGGGGAGATCCCCGGCGAGATCCTCGCCGAGACCGACCGGGTCTTCGCGATCCGCGACATCAATCCGCAGGCGCCGCTGCACGCGCTCGTGATCCCCAAGACCGAGCAGTATCGCGACGTCACCGAGCTGGCGGCCGGCGACCCCGGGCTGATGGCAGACATGGTCGCCGTCGCGAAGCAGATCGCCACCGAGCACGCCAACGGCGAGTACCGTCTGATCTTCAACAACGGCGCGAGCGCCGCGCAGTCGGTCTTCCACGTGCACGCGCACGTGCTCGGCAACATCGAGGAAGGCAAGCTCGTTGGCTTCTGA
- a CDS encoding NADP-dependent oxidoreductase, translated as MAEHWVAHEWGSPEGWRLEPFDVAAPDAGELTIRVHAAGVNPADAKHVATARAGVELPVPIGYEISGVVTAVGPGTEIVTGPVAVGDEVIAFRVRGGYASELTVPAQKVLRKPRALSHAQAANLLLAGTTAAAMLHAVGAMRGETLLLHAASGAVGVSVLQQAAMQGIRIIGTASRARFDEVRRFGGIPVEYGDGMLASHVREAMAHAGVGAIDAALDAAGTTEATDASIALVPDRRRIVTIAAPGSAAEHGFLASSGSDPATARYRDAVRTRLVEAAERGELIVPVAHEYPLAQAPQALALLAEGHPGGKIALIP; from the coding sequence ATGGCCGAGCACTGGGTCGCCCACGAGTGGGGTTCGCCTGAGGGGTGGCGTCTCGAGCCCTTCGATGTCGCGGCTCCGGACGCCGGCGAGCTGACCATCCGCGTGCACGCGGCCGGGGTCAACCCGGCGGACGCGAAGCATGTCGCAACCGCTCGCGCGGGTGTCGAGCTCCCCGTTCCCATCGGCTACGAGATCTCCGGCGTCGTGACGGCTGTCGGCCCTGGCACCGAGATCGTCACCGGACCGGTCGCTGTCGGCGATGAGGTCATCGCTTTCCGCGTGCGTGGAGGGTACGCCTCAGAGCTCACGGTCCCGGCACAGAAGGTGCTGCGCAAACCCCGCGCGCTGAGTCACGCGCAGGCGGCCAACCTGCTGCTCGCAGGCACCACCGCAGCGGCGATGCTGCACGCCGTCGGCGCGATGCGCGGCGAGACGCTGCTGCTGCACGCCGCATCCGGTGCTGTCGGAGTGAGCGTTCTTCAGCAGGCGGCGATGCAGGGCATCCGGATCATCGGCACGGCGAGCCGGGCCCGCTTCGACGAGGTGCGACGCTTCGGCGGGATTCCCGTCGAGTACGGCGACGGGATGCTCGCATCGCACGTGCGCGAGGCGATGGCACATGCAGGGGTCGGGGCCATCGACGCGGCCCTCGATGCCGCTGGCACGACCGAGGCGACGGACGCGTCGATCGCCCTTGTGCCAGACCGCAGGCGGATCGTCACGATCGCCGCCCCTGGTTCGGCGGCCGAGCACGGGTTCCTGGCGAGCTCGGGCTCCGATCCCGCGACCGCGAGATACCGCGATGCCGTGCGCACCCGCCTCGTCGAGGCGGCGGAACGGGGCGAGCTCATCGTTCCCGTCGCGCATGAGTATCCGCTTGCTCAGGCGCCGCAGGCGCTCGCGCTCCTCGCGGAGGGGCATCCGGGCGGGAAGATCGCGCTGATCCCGTGA
- a CDS encoding 16S rRNA (uracil(1498)-N(3))-methyltransferase: MALHFVVPDCTDAAVGELVRLTGAEAKHASVVRRVRMGETVTIGDGRGVWLEGTAEDVSASQVSVRITERRVQDGPETRIVLVQALAKGDRDEMAVQAACELGVDEIVPWQAARSVSRWEGPKAAKGRERWASIVREAAKQAHRAWVPEVAPVHSTAQLAERAAHARLLVLDPWTETPLTGIRPDGRDLVLVVGPEGGIAPDEIERLEAAGAERVRLGDTVLRTSTAGPAAIAVLSANLGRW, translated from the coding sequence ATGGCCCTGCACTTCGTCGTACCCGACTGCACCGATGCCGCCGTCGGCGAGCTCGTGAGACTGACGGGCGCTGAGGCCAAGCACGCCTCGGTGGTCCGCCGCGTGCGCATGGGCGAGACCGTCACCATCGGCGATGGCCGCGGCGTGTGGCTCGAGGGTACGGCGGAGGACGTCTCGGCGTCCCAGGTGTCGGTGCGGATCACCGAGCGCCGCGTGCAGGACGGACCCGAGACGCGGATAGTGCTCGTGCAGGCGCTCGCCAAGGGGGACCGGGACGAGATGGCCGTGCAGGCGGCCTGCGAGCTCGGCGTCGACGAGATCGTGCCGTGGCAGGCGGCCAGGAGCGTATCGCGCTGGGAGGGGCCGAAAGCGGCCAAGGGCCGCGAGCGCTGGGCGAGCATCGTGCGCGAGGCCGCCAAGCAGGCGCATCGCGCCTGGGTCCCTGAGGTCGCGCCGGTGCACTCGACAGCTCAGCTGGCCGAACGAGCGGCGCACGCGCGCCTCCTCGTCCTCGACCCGTGGACAGAGACGCCGCTCACGGGCATCCGCCCCGACGGGCGCGATCTGGTGCTGGTGGTCGGTCCGGAGGGCGGGATCGCGCCAGACGAGATCGAGCGGCTCGAGGCGGCAGGCGCCGAGCGCGTGCGCCTCGGAGACACGGTGCTGCGCACGTCGACGGCCGGTCCCGCGGCGATCGCGGTGCTCTCGGCCAACCTCGGCCGCTGGTGA
- a CDS encoding PhoH family protein: MVQLLGPQDRLLKMLEKQHPSVQVLVRGNEITLGGSTEDVGAARRLVEELMEMTRSGHDLVPSDVEHSARMLRRDEGPRPSEVLGEAILSTRGKVIRPKTLGQKEYVDAIEQNTIVFGIGPAGTGKTYLAMAKAVQALQRKEVQRIILTRPAVEAGERLGFLPGSLNDKIDPYLRPLYDALNEMMDPEVVPRLMATGTIEVAPLAYMRGRTLNDSYVVLDEAQNTTPEQMKMFLTRLGFGTKMVVTGDITQIDLPQGASGLRLVTRVLSDIDDIHFARLTSDDVVRHSLVGRIVDAYSEYDEQRTAARVEREQAHQFANRAERRSGQPQKPRDRMPKRGLK; the protein is encoded by the coding sequence ATGGTGCAGTTGCTCGGCCCGCAGGACCGGCTGCTGAAGATGCTCGAGAAGCAGCATCCGAGCGTCCAGGTGCTGGTGAGGGGCAACGAGATCACTCTCGGCGGATCGACCGAAGACGTCGGCGCCGCCAGGCGTCTCGTCGAAGAGCTCATGGAGATGACGCGCTCCGGGCACGATCTCGTGCCGAGCGATGTCGAGCACTCCGCGCGCATGCTGCGTCGCGACGAGGGGCCGCGTCCGAGCGAGGTGCTCGGCGAGGCCATCCTCTCGACGCGCGGCAAGGTCATCCGTCCGAAGACGCTCGGCCAGAAGGAATATGTCGACGCGATCGAGCAGAACACCATCGTGTTCGGCATCGGCCCAGCCGGTACAGGAAAGACCTACCTGGCGATGGCGAAGGCCGTGCAGGCACTGCAGCGCAAAGAGGTGCAGCGCATCATCCTCACCCGCCCCGCCGTCGAGGCGGGGGAGCGGCTCGGCTTCCTGCCCGGGTCGCTCAACGACAAGATCGATCCATACCTGCGCCCGCTCTACGACGCGCTCAACGAGATGATGGATCCCGAGGTCGTGCCGCGGCTGATGGCCACGGGCACCATCGAGGTCGCCCCTCTCGCGTACATGCGCGGCCGCACCCTCAACGATTCGTATGTCGTGCTCGACGAGGCCCAGAACACCACGCCCGAGCAGATGAAGATGTTCCTGACACGCCTCGGCTTCGGCACGAAGATGGTCGTCACCGGTGACATCACCCAGATCGACCTGCCGCAGGGTGCGTCGGGCCTTCGCCTGGTCACGCGCGTGCTCAGCGACATCGACGACATCCACTTCGCCCGTCTCACCAGCGATGACGTCGTCCGCCACTCCCTCGTCGGTCGCATCGTCGACGCCTACAGCGAGTACGACGAGCAGCGCACGGCCGCGCGCGTCGAGCGCGAGCAGGCGCACCAGTTCGCGAACCGTGCCGAGCGCCGCAGCGGTCAGCCGCAGAAACCCCGAGACCGTATGCCGAAGCGAGGCCTGAAATGA
- the dnaJ gene encoding molecular chaperone DnaJ: MADHYEVLGVSRDASQDEIKKAYRKLARQLHPDVNPGEDAAERFKLVTHAYDVLSDEDSRRRYDMGGDQNGGFGGFGGFGDIFETFFGAAGGGRSARPRSRRERGQDALVRIDLELGDVVFGVHRDIEVDTAVLCETCQGSCCQPGTSPVTCDVCGGSGHVQRQVRSLLGNVVTTQPCGSCEGFGTVIPNPCGSCAGQGRVRSRRTVALDIPAGVETGLRLQLPGSGEVGRAGGPNGDLYVEVSVAPHPVFSRDGDDLLATLEVSMTDAILGTTTSIEGLDGTVDLELRAGVQSGDVLTIGGRGITPLRGSQRGDLRVGVQVITPTKLDGSQRKLIEDFAKKAKAPAPKLAQFQQGLFSKLRDRFRSH; the protein is encoded by the coding sequence GTGGCGGATCACTACGAGGTCCTCGGGGTGTCGAGAGACGCTTCCCAGGACGAGATCAAGAAGGCGTACCGCAAGCTCGCTCGGCAGCTGCACCCGGACGTGAACCCGGGAGAAGACGCGGCAGAGCGGTTCAAGCTCGTCACGCACGCCTACGACGTGCTGAGCGACGAGGACTCGCGCCGCCGGTACGACATGGGCGGCGACCAGAACGGCGGCTTCGGAGGGTTCGGCGGCTTCGGCGACATCTTCGAGACGTTCTTCGGCGCGGCCGGGGGAGGCCGCTCGGCGCGTCCTCGCTCGCGTCGCGAGCGGGGGCAGGATGCCCTGGTGCGCATCGACCTCGAACTCGGAGACGTCGTGTTCGGCGTGCACCGCGACATCGAGGTCGACACCGCGGTGCTCTGCGAGACCTGCCAGGGCAGTTGCTGCCAGCCAGGAACATCGCCGGTCACCTGCGACGTCTGCGGTGGCAGCGGTCACGTGCAGCGCCAGGTGCGGAGCCTCCTCGGCAACGTGGTCACGACCCAGCCGTGCGGCAGTTGCGAGGGCTTCGGCACCGTCATCCCCAACCCGTGCGGTTCGTGCGCTGGTCAGGGCCGGGTTCGCTCGCGCCGCACCGTGGCGCTCGACATCCCCGCCGGCGTCGAGACGGGTCTGCGCCTTCAGCTTCCCGGATCGGGCGAGGTCGGCCGCGCCGGCGGCCCGAACGGCGACCTGTACGTGGAGGTCTCGGTCGCACCGCATCCTGTTTTCAGCCGCGACGGCGACGACCTGCTCGCGACGCTCGAGGTGTCGATGACGGATGCCATCCTCGGCACCACGACGAGCATCGAGGGACTCGACGGCACCGTCGACCTCGAACTTCGTGCGGGCGTGCAGTCGGGCGACGTGCTCACTATCGGCGGGCGGGGAATCACCCCGCTGCGCGGATCGCAGCGCGGCGACCTGCGGGTGGGCGTTCAGGTCATCACCCCCACCAAGCTCGACGGGTCGCAGCGCAAGCTCATCGAGGACTTCGCGAAGAAGGCCAAGGCGCCTGCGCCGAAGCTCGCTCAGTTCCAGCAGGGGCTGTTCTCGAAGCTGCGCGATCGCTTCCGCAGCCACTGA
- the ybeY gene encoding rRNA maturation RNase YbeY, with product MIEINNESAIAVDETVLQRLTDFNLAQLHVSPDAEVAIVLVDEGAMESLHVQWMDEPGPTDVLSFPMDELRPGSAENPTAPGLLGDIVLCPQVAEAQAQTAGHSLMDELILLTTHGLLHLLGFDHAEPDEEREMFGLQKSLIEGFARAERGR from the coding sequence ATGATCGAGATCAACAACGAGTCTGCGATCGCGGTCGACGAGACCGTGCTGCAGCGGCTCACCGACTTCAACCTCGCCCAGCTGCACGTCAGCCCGGACGCCGAGGTCGCGATCGTGCTGGTCGACGAGGGCGCCATGGAGTCGCTGCACGTGCAGTGGATGGACGAACCAGGGCCGACCGACGTGCTGAGCTTCCCGATGGACGAGCTGCGACCGGGCAGCGCCGAGAATCCCACCGCTCCCGGTCTGCTGGGCGACATCGTGCTCTGCCCGCAGGTCGCCGAAGCGCAGGCGCAGACCGCCGGTCACTCGCTGATGGATGAGCTCATCCTGCTCACGACGCACGGCCTGCTGCACCTGCTCGGCTTCGACCACGCTGAACCCGACGAGGAGCGTGAGATGTTCGGGCTGCAGAAGTCGCTGATCGAGGGCTTCGCGCGCGCCGAACGCGGTCGATGA
- the era gene encoding GTPase Era, which yields MSEQTGMAGHETRSGFVTFVGRPNVGKSTLTNALVGEKIAITSEKPQTTRRAIRGILNRPDGQLVIVDTPGIHKPRTLLGERLNDLVEQVLGDVDVIGFCVPATEKVGPGDRRIAASLDGYSRAKKVAIVTKTDAADKDAIIERLMEVDSLREDWAAVIPLSALTREQLDVLADEMLQLMPTGPRLYEDGIVTDESDEDRIAEIIREAALEGVRDELPHSIAVVVDDVAPREDSDLTDVYASIVVERDSQKAIIIGRKGARLRDVGAVAREGIEELLGTRVFLKLHVKVAKEWQRDPKQLGRLGF from the coding sequence ATGAGTGAGCAGACCGGAATGGCAGGGCACGAGACGCGAAGCGGCTTCGTGACGTTCGTCGGACGGCCGAACGTCGGCAAGTCGACGCTGACGAACGCGCTGGTGGGCGAGAAGATCGCGATCACGAGTGAGAAGCCGCAGACCACGAGGCGCGCGATCCGGGGCATCCTGAACCGCCCCGACGGGCAGCTCGTGATCGTCGACACGCCTGGCATCCACAAGCCGCGCACGCTGCTCGGGGAGCGGCTCAACGATCTGGTCGAGCAGGTGCTCGGCGACGTCGATGTGATCGGCTTCTGCGTTCCTGCGACCGAGAAGGTGGGCCCTGGCGACCGCCGCATCGCGGCGTCGCTCGACGGATACTCGCGCGCGAAGAAGGTCGCGATCGTCACGAAGACCGATGCGGCTGACAAGGACGCCATCATCGAGCGACTCATGGAGGTCGACTCGCTGCGCGAGGACTGGGCGGCGGTCATCCCGCTCTCGGCCCTCACCCGCGAGCAGCTCGACGTGCTCGCCGACGAGATGCTGCAGCTCATGCCCACCGGGCCCCGTCTCTACGAGGACGGCATCGTCACCGACGAGTCCGACGAGGATCGCATCGCGGAGATCATCCGCGAGGCGGCGCTCGAGGGCGTGCGCGACGAGCTGCCGCACTCGATCGCCGTCGTGGTCGACGACGTCGCGCCTCGCGAGGACAGCGATCTCACCGACGTGTATGCGTCGATCGTCGTCGAGCGCGACAGCCAGAAGGCGATCATCATCGGCCGCAAGGGCGCTCGTCTGCGCGACGTGGGAGCCGTGGCCCGCGAGGGCATAGAGGAGCTGCTGGGCACCCGCGTGTTCCTCAAGCTGCATGTGAAGGTCGCGAAGGAGTGGCAGCGCGACCCGAAGCAGCTCGGGCGTCTCGGATTCTGA